The Engystomops pustulosus chromosome 4, aEngPut4.maternal, whole genome shotgun sequence genome contains a region encoding:
- the LOC140128626 gene encoding olfactory receptor 10C1-like, producing the protein MSVTNNITSVILIGFPNLQYFTFPFFSLLVLIFCGTISGNLLIMVLYLVSKTLQSPMYFFITQLSLCDLLLTTDIVPVLLHTVLYGGSSITLIECIIQFCIFVISESSECLFLSVMSYDRYVAICNPLRYNSIMTHKFCVTSANVIWFVGFIVTLGDIICIYKFYFCGPHVIDHFYCDFTPLVLLSCSDTRMIHIWLFIAGFYVIMGPFLVIVTSYVYIAITILKIPSNTGRHKAFSTCSSHLIVVSIFYGTLMIVYVFPTNGQLLILSKVLSLIYTVLTPLLNPIIYSLRNKDIKAAFGKLKLYF; encoded by the coding sequence ATGTCAGTGACAAATAATATCACTTCTGTTATACTCATCGGATTTCCTAATCTTCAATATTTCACATTTCCCTTCTTCTCTCTCCTGGTTCTTATCTTCTGTGGGACAATATCAGGAAACCTTCTTATCATGGTCTTGTATCTAGTGAGTAAAACCCTTcagtcccccatgtacttcttcattacaCAGCTGTCATTGTGTGACCTCCTGCTGACCACAGACATTGTCCCCGTCCTTCTTCACACTGTCCTGTATGGGGGAAGTTCTATCACTCTCATCGAATGTATCATCCAGTTTTGTATCTTTGTCATCTCAGAGTCCTCAGAATGTCTTTTCCTAtcggtgatgtcctatgaccggtatgtggccatctgtaaccccctccgaTATAACTCCATCATGACTCATAAGTTTTGTGTGACATCGGCAAATGTGATTTGGTTTGTAGGTTTCATTGTAACTCTTGGGGATATTATTTGTATCTATAAGTTTTATTTCTGTGGTCCACATGTTATTGACCATTTCTACTGTGACTTTACACCACtggtgctgctctcctgctctgatACAAGGATGATTCATATATGGCTCTTTATAGCAGGATTCTATGTTATTATGGGACCTTTTCTAGTAATAGTAACATCCTATGTGTACATTGCCATCACCATCCTGAAGATCCCGTCCAATACCGGGAGacataaagccttctccacctgtagctcccacctcatcgTCGTCTCCATATTTTATGGGACATTGATGATTGTTTATGTGTTTCCAACTAATGGACAATTACTTATCCTGAGTAAGGTCTTGTCGCTGATTTATACCGTCTTGACCCCTCTGCTGAACCCAATTATTTATAGCCTGAGGAACAAAGATATCAAAGCAGCTTTTGGTAAACTTAAACTTTATTTCTAA